The genomic segment GGCCCGCGTGGACCCGGAATCCGCCCGGGTGATTCACCGGAACGACGCGATCCGTATCGTGCGCGCCCTGGAGGTGCACCGCTTGACGGGAGAGCCGCGAAGCCTTCTGCACAAAGGGGGCGGGCGGCGCCACGCCTGTCTCACCGCCGGTTTGATGCCCCCGCGGGATCTCCTTTATGGACGAATCGACGCGCGCTTCGACCGGATGATGGAGGAGGGGCTTTGGGAAGAGACGAAGAGTCTCCTCGACAAGGGTCTCGATCCGGACCTCCCCTGCTTCCGGTCGCCCGGATACCGGGAAGTGATCGCGGCCATCCGGGGACGCATGACCCGTGAAGAGGCGGTCGAGAGAGCCAAGGCGGAAACGCGCCGCTACGCCAAGCGGCAGATCACCTGGTTCCGCAAGGAGGAGATCTTCTGGGTCGACCCCGAGGAGGCGGAAGGCGCCGAGGGGGCCGCCCGTCGTATCCGGGAGTGGTACGAAAGGGAGGAGGCGGCGCGAACCCCTTCTTGACACTCCGTCCTCTTCCGTGCTACTCATGAAGCGTTCGAATCGTACACAAGCGGGCATAACTCAGTTGGTAGAGTATCAGCTTCCCAAGCTGAGGGTCGCGGGTTCGAATCCCGTTGCCCGCTCCATTTCTCCCGCCTCTTCGGACCGATTCCTACTGCGAAACCAACCTGTCCCCCTTGGGCCTCATTCTTCCGGCGCCCCTTTCCTCATAGTAGCTAGGGCTACGATTCCGGGAAGGGGCTTGTCCAGAACGCGACCCAAGGGGGACATCTTAGATTCTCGCTACGGAATCGATCCGAAGAGGCGGGAGGGGGAGAAAGAGCAGTACCGAGAAAGGGGAAGAGGTTCGTCCAGAATGGAATCCCGGGCGGTATCTCGAACCCTCGCGACGAAATCCTTCGGGAGAGGCGGGAGAGAGAGAAAGAAGAGTACCGAGAAAGATGGAAACGGGGCTTGTCCGGAACGAGGCCCGAGGGGACATCTAGGATTCTCGCTACGGAATCGATCCGAAGGGGCGGGAGGGGAAGAAGCGGAAAAGCGGGGAGGTGTCCGGCCCCGAAAGGAGGAGAACCCCTTCACAATCCACTTGAAGGACCGCTAACTCTCCTTTTTCTTGACTGATATCCATTCTTTCGTAATACTTTGCGCGAAGTTCGAACGATTCCACCCGAAAAGAGCCACCGGAGGTACCGTTCCGCATGCCCAACCATCCGCTCCCTCTGGTGACGCTCGTAGGACGCCCCAACGTGGGGAAATCCACCCTCTTCAATCGCCTCGTCGGCGGCCGCCGCGCCGTGGTCTCCGAAACCGCCAAAACGACCCGGGATCGGAACTACGGTGAGGTGGAGTGGTCCGGCCACCGCTTTCTCCTCGTGGACACAGGGGGGCTCCTCACGGGGAAGGAGACGGAGGGGATCGACCATCTGGTGGTCCGCCAGGTTCGCGCCGCCGTGGAGGAGGCATCGGTCGTCGTCTTCCTCGCCGACGCCCAAACGGGAGTGGTCGCCGCGGACCTGGAAGCCGCCCGGGAGATTCGTCGTCTCCGCAAACAGCCGATCTTGGCGTTGAACAAAACGGAATCGCCCAAAACCCTCGAGGAGACCTTCGTCTTTCTCGAGCTGGGGATGGGAGAACCAGTGCTCGTTTCCGCCGCCCATGGAACCGGCGTGGGTGACCTGCTCGACCGGATCGTCGCCGCGCTTCCGGAGGATAGAGGGGAGCGGATCGAGGAAGAGACGATCCGAATCGGGATCGTCGGCCGCCCCAACGTGGGAAAATCCTCTCTGGTGAACGCCTACCTGGGTCAAGAGAGGATGGTAGTGAGCGAGGTTCCCGGAACCACGCGCGACTCGATCGACTCGGTGATCCAATGGCGGAAGAGGAATCTGACGCTGGTGGACACGGCGGGCCTCCGGAGGAGGAGCCGCGTACACGAACCGATCGAATATTACGCGGTGCTCCGCTCCCACCGCGCCATCGAGAGGAGCGACGTCGTGTTTCTCCTGATCGACGCGGGCGAGTCGATCGGCGCGCAGGACGTGCGGATCGCCTCCGAGGCGGACCGCCTCGGCAAGGGAATCGTCGTCCTGCTGAACAAGATCGATATTCTCGACGAAGGGGGATCGGAGGCGCGCGCGCGTGAGGCTCGAACCAAGATGCCCTTCCTCTCTTACGCGCCGGTGCTCACCATCTCGGCCCTCACGCGACGGCGGATCGGTCGCGCCCTGGACCAGGCGATCGCCGTGCAGAAGGAGAGGACCCGCGTCATTCCGACGCCCCGCCTGAACCGAATCGTGGAGGAGGCGATCCGCCGGAATCCGCCGCCGGTCGGTCGGGGCTCCAACCGGATCCGGTACGCCGTGCAAACCGGCACCGCGCCCCCCTGCTTTCTCTTCTTCGCCAAAGAGCCCGAGGCGGTGACCCCCGCCTACAGGCGCTATTTGATGCGTTCGATTCGAGAAACGGTCCCCTTCCCGGGAACGCCGATCGTCATCCGCG from the Candidatus Eisenbacteria bacterium genome contains:
- the der gene encoding ribosome biogenesis GTPase Der, whose amino-acid sequence is MPNHPLPLVTLVGRPNVGKSTLFNRLVGGRRAVVSETAKTTRDRNYGEVEWSGHRFLLVDTGGLLTGKETEGIDHLVVRQVRAAVEEASVVVFLADAQTGVVAADLEAAREIRRLRKQPILALNKTESPKTLEETFVFLELGMGEPVLVSAAHGTGVGDLLDRIVAALPEDRGERIEEETIRIGIVGRPNVGKSSLVNAYLGQERMVVSEVPGTTRDSIDSVIQWRKRNLTLVDTAGLRRRSRVHEPIEYYAVLRSHRAIERSDVVFLLIDAGESIGAQDVRIASEADRLGKGIVVLLNKIDILDEGGSEARAREARTKMPFLSYAPVLTISALTRRRIGRALDQAIAVQKERTRVIPTPRLNRIVEEAIRRNPPPVGRGSNRIRYAVQTGTAPPCFLFFAKEPEAVTPAYRRYLMRSIRETVPFPGTPIVIRVRQKEDRR
- the miaA gene encoding tRNA (adenosine(37)-N6)-dimethylallyltransferase MiaA, producing the protein MRRPLLAVVGPTASGKTETAILLAGVLGGEIVSVDARQVYRGLDIGTAKPTPEERSRAPHHMIDVADPEETFHAARYARLADRAIGEIRERGNLPVLAGGTGLYLRALLRGLDLPVGRDETIRRELKERIAREGSEALHRELARVDPESARVIHRNDAIRIVRALEVHRLTGEPRSLLHKGGGRRHACLTAGLMPPRDLLYGRIDARFDRMMEEGLWEETKSLLDKGLDPDLPCFRSPGYREVIAAIRGRMTREEAVERAKAETRRYAKRQITWFRKEEIFWVDPEEAEGAEGAARRIREWYEREEAARTPS